In Nakamurella antarctica, the following are encoded in one genomic region:
- the lipA gene encoding lipoyl synthase, translated as MTLIPEGRKLLRLEVRNAQTPIEKKPEWIKTRMRTGPEFTKMQSLVKGEGLHTVCQEAGCPNIFECWEDREATFLIGGDQCTRRCDFCLIDTGKPTELDRDEPRRVAESIAKMDLNYATITSVARDDLEDQGAWLWTETVRLVRESAPKTGIEILAQDFNGDPDLLKQVFESKPEVFAHNLETVPRLFKRIRPAFRYERSLDVITQARTARMITKSNLILGMGETRAEISEALVDLHAAGCDLLTITQYLRPSPRHHPIDRWVKPQEFVELREEALHMGFSGVMSGPLVRSSYKAGTLYRQALERREQLQSDRRF; from the coding sequence ATGACTCTTATTCCCGAGGGCCGCAAACTTCTTCGGCTAGAGGTGCGCAATGCACAAACGCCGATCGAGAAAAAGCCCGAGTGGATCAAGACCCGGATGCGTACGGGCCCGGAGTTCACCAAGATGCAGTCCCTCGTTAAAGGCGAGGGGCTGCACACGGTGTGCCAAGAAGCGGGTTGTCCCAACATCTTTGAATGCTGGGAGGATCGGGAGGCCACATTCCTCATCGGCGGCGATCAGTGCACGCGACGGTGCGATTTCTGCCTCATCGACACGGGTAAGCCAACCGAACTCGATCGCGACGAGCCGCGTCGCGTCGCGGAGTCGATCGCGAAGATGGATTTGAACTACGCGACGATCACGAGTGTCGCCCGCGACGATCTTGAGGACCAAGGCGCATGGTTGTGGACAGAAACTGTCAGGCTCGTTCGCGAATCCGCACCTAAAACCGGGATTGAAATCCTGGCTCAGGACTTCAATGGAGATCCGGATCTGTTGAAGCAAGTCTTCGAATCAAAACCAGAAGTATTCGCCCACAATCTGGAAACCGTCCCTCGTCTGTTCAAGCGCATCAGACCCGCGTTTCGCTACGAACGATCGCTCGACGTGATCACCCAAGCGAGAACCGCACGGATGATCACCAAATCGAACCTCATCCTGGGCATGGGTGAAACGCGCGCGGAAATTTCAGAGGCGCTCGTTGACCTGCATGCTGCCGGCTGCGATCTGCTGACAATCACGCAATACCTTCGCCCCAGTCCACGCCATCACCCGATCGACCGCTGGGTCAAACCTCAGGAATTCGTTGAATTACGTGAAGAGGCATTGCACATGGGCTTCTCTGGAGTGATGTCGGGTCCGCTGGTGCGATCTTCCTACAAAGCCGGGACGCTGTATCGCCAAGCCCTCGAACGCCGCGAGCAGCTGCAGTCCGATCGGCGTTTTTGA
- a CDS encoding DUF4191 domain-containing protein, producing MAKAAVSSANVKPTKVEKKAIKAAKKAAAKERRGQLWQAFQMQRKQDKNLLPIMVGILVATTGVGVGLGFLFGGGLFLVTMTIFGVFLGILVALFIFSRRVQNSVYKQADGTPGAAAWSLQNNLRGKWRITPAVAGTTHLDAVHRVIGRPGIVLIAEGSPARIIPLLAQEKRRVARIVGDAVPIYDIVVGNEDKQTPLRKLNTSLMKLPRNISAAQVEALDTRLKALAGRSAQAGIPKGPMPAGAKPRSVQRSARRR from the coding sequence ATGGCCAAGGCAGCAGTCAGTTCGGCGAACGTGAAGCCGACCAAGGTAGAGAAGAAGGCCATCAAGGCCGCCAAGAAGGCAGCGGCGAAGGAACGTCGCGGCCAACTGTGGCAGGCCTTCCAGATGCAGCGTAAGCAGGATAAGAACCTGCTGCCAATAATGGTCGGCATCCTGGTCGCGACGACCGGTGTCGGTGTTGGCCTAGGTTTCCTCTTCGGTGGCGGCTTGTTCTTGGTCACGATGACGATCTTCGGCGTGTTTCTGGGGATCCTGGTCGCCCTGTTTATCTTCTCTCGCAGAGTCCAGAACTCGGTGTACAAGCAGGCTGACGGCACCCCTGGCGCGGCGGCGTGGTCGTTGCAGAACAACTTGCGCGGAAAGTGGCGGATTACTCCGGCGGTTGCCGGAACAACGCACCTTGACGCGGTTCACCGGGTGATCGGACGGCCGGGGATTGTGCTGATTGCCGAGGGATCACCAGCACGGATTATCCCGCTGTTGGCTCAAGAAAAGCGGCGCGTTGCTCGTATTGTGGGGGACGCCGTCCCGATTTACGACATCGTCGTTGGTAACGAGGACAAGCAAACTCCGCTGCGCAAGTTGAATACATCATTGATGAAATTGCCCCGAAATATTAGCGCTGCCCAGGTGGAAGCCCTCGACACCCGCCTTAAGGCCCTCGCCGGGAGATCCGCTCAGGCGGGCATACCTAAGGGTCCGATGCCCGCGGGCGCGAAGCCACGTAGCGTCCAACGCAGCGCCCGGCGGCGCTAG
- a CDS encoding RDD family protein — translation MSVVADSGGPQWPGISFGAPAEGAGAVASLGQRVGGFLVDIAIAAGVSWLFTAPEAPKNWSLLAWGVVTIVCVGVIGQTPGHFVFGIRVATFGRPGQRFLIGLWAVPRTILVGLVVPALLRDRDGRSLLDKLCHTVVVKTR, via the coding sequence GTGAGCGTCGTGGCTGATTCAGGCGGGCCCCAATGGCCGGGGATCAGTTTTGGTGCACCCGCCGAAGGGGCCGGGGCGGTGGCTTCGCTCGGGCAACGAGTGGGCGGCTTCCTCGTTGATATCGCCATCGCGGCTGGCGTGTCCTGGCTTTTCACAGCGCCGGAAGCGCCAAAGAACTGGAGCCTGCTGGCGTGGGGCGTCGTGACAATCGTGTGTGTGGGAGTGATTGGCCAAACACCGGGGCATTTTGTCTTCGGCATTCGGGTCGCGACGTTCGGCCGACCTGGACAACGATTTCTGATCGGTCTGTGGGCGGTGCCGCGCACCATTTTGGTCGGGCTCGTGGTGCCAGCGCTCTTGCGCGATCGCGACGGCCGCAGCCTTCTCGACAAGCTTTGTCACACTGTCGTGGTCAAAACCAGGTAG
- the glnA gene encoding type I glutamate--ammonia ligase — protein MFSTPEELVTYLAEHKIEVLDIRFCDLPGVMNHLTVPASTVTVESLAAGMAFDGSSIRGFQSIHESDMTLLPDVTTARIDPFRKRSTMLLNFFVHDPLTLQPYSRDPRNVARKAEEYLASTGFADTCFFGAEAEFYVFNNVRFETKMNGSFYEVDSDEGWWNTGRQEEGGNLGYKTRVKGGYFPVPPYDHQADLREDMVANLTATGFDVERGHHEVGGGQAEINYKFNTLLASADEVMLFKYVIKNTAWEQGKSVTFMPKPLFGDNGSGMHAHQSLWKDGKPLFYDETGYGGLSDLARYYIGGLLHHAPSLLAFTNPTVNSYHRLVPGYEAPVNLVYSARNRSACIRIPLTGTNAKAKRLEFRCPDPSANPYLAFAAMMMAGLDGIKNKIEPPAPVDKDLYELPPEEAADIAQVPSSLDEVINNLEADHDYLLEGGVFTSDLIETWIRIKREEIDAIRLRPHPHEFAMYYDI, from the coding sequence GTGTTCTCCACACCCGAAGAGCTAGTTACCTACCTCGCAGAGCACAAAATCGAAGTTCTGGACATTCGATTCTGCGACCTTCCCGGCGTCATGAACCACTTGACAGTGCCCGCGTCGACGGTGACGGTTGAGTCGCTCGCGGCCGGGATGGCCTTCGACGGCTCCTCGATCCGCGGTTTCCAATCGATCCACGAATCTGACATGACGCTTCTACCTGACGTCACCACAGCGCGGATTGATCCCTTCCGCAAGCGCAGCACCATGCTGCTGAACTTCTTCGTGCACGACCCGCTGACGCTCCAGCCCTACTCGCGCGACCCCCGCAACGTGGCCCGCAAAGCTGAGGAATACCTGGCGTCAACAGGATTTGCTGACACGTGCTTCTTCGGTGCCGAAGCTGAGTTCTATGTCTTCAACAACGTCCGCTTCGAAACCAAAATGAACGGGTCGTTCTACGAGGTCGACTCCGACGAGGGATGGTGGAACACCGGGCGCCAGGAAGAGGGCGGCAACCTCGGCTACAAAACTCGGGTCAAGGGTGGGTACTTTCCAGTTCCGCCGTACGACCACCAAGCGGACCTTCGCGAAGATATGGTCGCGAACCTCACTGCGACGGGCTTCGACGTTGAGCGTGGACACCACGAGGTCGGCGGCGGCCAAGCGGAAATCAACTACAAGTTCAACACTTTGCTGGCCTCGGCTGACGAGGTCATGCTTTTCAAGTACGTCATCAAGAACACCGCCTGGGAACAGGGCAAATCTGTGACCTTCATGCCAAAGCCGCTCTTTGGCGATAATGGCTCCGGCATGCATGCCCACCAGTCGTTATGGAAGGACGGCAAACCGCTGTTCTACGACGAGACCGGATACGGCGGCCTTTCAGATCTGGCGCGCTACTACATCGGTGGATTGCTCCACCACGCGCCGTCGCTTCTCGCCTTCACCAACCCCACGGTCAACTCCTATCACCGCCTGGTGCCCGGTTACGAAGCGCCGGTCAACTTGGTGTACTCCGCGCGCAACCGTTCCGCGTGTATTCGCATCCCGCTAACTGGAACCAATGCCAAGGCCAAGCGCCTCGAATTCCGTTGCCCCGACCCTTCGGCCAACCCGTATTTGGCCTTCGCCGCCATGATGATGGCCGGCCTCGACGGCATCAAGAACAAGATCGAACCGCCAGCGCCAGTGGATAAGGACCTGTACGAGCTGCCACCGGAGGAAGCTGCAGACATTGCGCAGGTGCCGTCCTCGCTGGACGAGGTGATCAACAACCTCGAGGCTGACCACGACTACCTGCTTGAAGGCGGCGTATTCACTTCGGATCTCATCGAGACGTGGATTCGGATCAAGCGCGAAGAAATAGACGCTATCCGGTTACGTCCACACCCGCACGAGTTCGCAATGTACTACGACATCTAA
- a CDS encoding YciI family protein produces the protein MTVFAVQYFYNDKSAARDTHRPAHRAYLKNYLTSGALLASGPYTDDARDGALLIFSVPTPTDLHEILESDPFSIESLIDHVDIRAWNPVMGPWADNPT, from the coding sequence ATGACCGTTTTTGCCGTGCAGTACTTCTACAACGATAAATCTGCCGCACGCGATACGCACCGGCCTGCCCACCGCGCCTACCTCAAGAACTACCTCACGTCCGGGGCGCTGCTTGCTTCCGGCCCATACACCGACGACGCCCGAGACGGCGCCCTCCTGATATTTTCGGTGCCAACACCGACCGACCTGCACGAGATTCTCGAATCCGATCCGTTCAGCATCGAATCTCTTATCGACCACGTCGACATCCGGGCCTGGAATCCGGTGATGGGCCCGTGGGCAGATAACCCAACCTGA